The Rhodoluna lacicola genome includes the window GACAGCGCAACCCAACGGAACGGGCCCTTACCTTCGCAGAACAGTGGGCGAATGTAGGCGGGTACGAAACCTGGGAATGCGAATGGGCGCTCGTAACCACCCTTGCGGGCTTCGTCGCGAATTGAGTTTCCGTAGTCAAAGACGACCGCACCTTTGTCCATGAAGCCAACCATTGCTTCAACGTGCTTTGCCATTGATTCTTGTGCGCGCTTGGTGAAGTCTTCCGGGTTGCTCACGCGGTAATCATTTGCGGTGTCAATGTCCATGCCCTCTGGAATGTAGTACAGCGGGTCATGCGCAGAAGTTTGGTCAGTGATGATGTCAATTGGTACTTCGCGCTTTAGCAGCTCGGCAAAAATTGTTGCAGCGTTACCAACTACACCCACCGATTTTGCAATGCGCGCATTCTTGTACTTGGTGACGACATCAATTGCCTGATCAAGGTTGTCGGCGATTTCATCTAGGTAGCGGTCGCGCACGCGCATCTCTAGTGAACGGCGATCAACGTCAACAATTAAACAGGTACCTTCGTTCATCGTTACCGCGAGTGGTTGTGCACCACCCATGCCACCGCAACCGCCAGTGAGAGTTAGTGTGCCCGAGAGTGTGCCACCAAAAGATTGTTCGGCGACGGCTGCGAAAGTTTCGTAGGTGCCCTGCAGAATTCCCTGAGTGCCAATGTAGATCCATGAACCCGCGGTCATCTGACCGTACATGGTTAGGCCTAGGTGTTCAAGGCGTCGGAACTCTGGCCAGTTTGCCCAGTCGCCAACCAAGTTTGAATTTGCCAGCAGCACGCGCGGTGCCCACTCGTGAGTGCGGAAAACACCAACCGGCTTACCCGACTGCACCAACATGGTTTCGTCGTTTTCAAGATTGGTGAGTGTGTTGACGATGGCATCAAAGCTCGCCCAGTTACGCGCGGCCTTTCCGCTACCGCCGTAGACAATCAGATTCTCTGGGTGCTCGGCCACTGCTGGGTCGAGGTTGTTGTGCAGCATTCGAATTGCTGCTTCTTGACCCCATCCTTTGGCGGTGAGGTTTGGCCCGGTGGCTGCGTGCAACGCTGAACGATTGATAGTTGTCATAGGTCAATAAAACTGTCTAAATCACACCGATAGAACCCTCAGAAAACTAGTAGTGTCTGAAATACGAGATTGCTGAACTACCGGCGAGACAAGGGGCCAAAGATGACCAATGTGCCTGGTGCAACCAGAGCATTGGCCATTCTGCAGGCCCTGGGCAAGGCTGGTTCGCCCATGCCAGCGGCCGCGATTGCCAAGAAACTGGGCCTACCCCGCTCCTCTA containing:
- the hutU gene encoding urocanate hydratase, which encodes MTTINRSALHAATGPNLTAKGWGQEAAIRMLHNNLDPAVAEHPENLIVYGGSGKAARNWASFDAIVNTLTNLENDETMLVQSGKPVGVFRTHEWAPRVLLANSNLVGDWANWPEFRRLEHLGLTMYGQMTAGSWIYIGTQGILQGTYETFAAVAEQSFGGTLSGTLTLTGGCGGMGGAQPLAVTMNEGTCLIVDVDRRSLEMRVRDRYLDEIADNLDQAIDVVTKYKNARIAKSVGVVGNAATIFAELLKREVPIDIITDQTSAHDPLYYIPEGMDIDTANDYRVSNPEDFTKRAQESMAKHVEAMVGFMDKGAVVFDYGNSIRDEARKGGYERPFAFPGFVPAYIRPLFCEGKGPFRWVALSGDKKDIYRTDQAMMELFPDNKHLHRWLNMAQERVQFQGLPARICWLGYGERDKAGAVFNDLVKRGEVSAPIVIGRDHLDCGSVASPYRETEAMLDGSDAIADWPILNAMLNVASGASWVSLHHGGGVGMGRSIHAGQVSVADGTDLAAEKLNRVLTNDPGMGVIRHVDSGYDIAKRVAHEKHVHVPMLDTE